In one window of Vibrio pelagius DNA:
- a CDS encoding glutamine synthetase family protein translates to MESYLQEVKNFRQTWPNIEFVDLIFTDINATPRGKRIPVEALDKLSKGVALPLSTITLDTKGNVVESAGLGEDLGEPDNICFPVAGTLMPTANEAVGQVLLSMMDETAEQPNPLFIRNIVEDMLDKLHAKNQYPCVALELEFYLIDKKRGEMGALQTAINPTKKSREKDTEVYDLDGLDDYADFLSDLNKVAQEQGLNTSGALSESAPGQFEINFNHSKDVLNACDEVIIAKRLIRQIAHQHGFDATFMAKPFSDQAGNGMHIHLSLVDALGNNHFSQTDGEASDLFYQTMAAMLAQTSDSMALICPNVNSYRRFVPGAYVPTKADWGENHRGVAMRVPISDSKNRRIEHRIAGADVNPYILAAVVLSAVLASENYTKDQCPKALSDDAIDLPLRMSEALDQLERSELAPYISKDFIDLYIACKRSELADFEREITPLEIEWMLHSA, encoded by the coding sequence ATGGAATCGTATCTACAGGAAGTTAAAAATTTTCGACAAACATGGCCCAACATCGAGTTTGTTGACCTCATTTTCACCGATATCAATGCCACACCAAGAGGGAAAAGAATCCCAGTTGAAGCACTAGATAAGTTATCGAAGGGGGTTGCGCTACCACTCTCTACTATTACTCTTGATACTAAAGGCAATGTGGTAGAGAGCGCTGGTTTAGGCGAAGATTTAGGCGAGCCAGACAACATCTGTTTCCCTGTCGCTGGCACACTGATGCCAACGGCAAATGAGGCAGTCGGTCAAGTGTTGTTAAGTATGATGGATGAGACAGCGGAACAACCCAATCCACTATTCATTCGTAATATCGTTGAAGACATGCTCGATAAATTGCATGCTAAAAACCAGTACCCGTGCGTTGCCTTAGAGCTGGAGTTCTACCTCATCGACAAAAAGCGTGGCGAGATGGGTGCTCTACAAACGGCTATTAACCCAACCAAAAAGTCACGTGAGAAAGATACTGAGGTGTACGACCTAGACGGTCTCGATGACTACGCCGACTTCCTCTCCGACCTTAACAAGGTCGCCCAAGAACAGGGGTTAAATACCTCTGGCGCACTCTCTGAATCCGCACCGGGACAGTTTGAGATTAACTTTAACCACTCAAAAGATGTGCTCAACGCATGTGATGAAGTGATCATCGCCAAACGTCTGATCCGCCAGATTGCCCACCAGCACGGTTTTGATGCCACCTTTATGGCTAAGCCGTTTAGCGACCAAGCTGGCAATGGCATGCATATTCACCTTAGCTTGGTGGATGCACTCGGCAACAACCACTTTAGCCAAACCGATGGCGAAGCCAGTGACCTCTTTTATCAAACTATGGCTGCGATGTTAGCTCAAACATCCGACTCCATGGCGTTGATTTGTCCTAACGTAAACTCCTACCGCCGTTTTGTTCCTGGCGCTTACGTACCTACGAAAGCCGATTGGGGAGAAAACCACCGCGGTGTTGCGATGCGCGTGCCCATCAGCGATAGTAAAAATCGCCGAATTGAGCATCGTATAGCAGGAGCTGACGTTAACCCTTATATTCTCGCTGCAGTAGTACTTTCCGCGGTATTAGCGAGTGAAAACTATACCAAAGACCAATGTCCTAAAGCCCTCAGTGATGATGCAATTGACCTACCACTGCGTATGTCAGAAGCACTCGACCAGCTAGAACGCAGTGAGCTGGCTCCGTACATCTCTAAAGACTTTATCGATTTATATATAGCTTGCAAACGGAGTGAACTCGCCGACTTTGAACGCGAAATCACCCCATTAGAAATCGAATGGATGTTGCACTCAGCATAA
- a CDS encoding gamma-glutamyl-gamma-aminobutyrate hydrolase family protein (Members of this family of hydrolases with an active site Cys residue belong to MEROPS family C26.), with the protein MSTQRKPIIGIVSCAKELGGYQIQAVNDFYLAAVKDFGGLPLMLAPDMSNEDIEQIFEMCDGFLFPGSHSNVAPHHYNATHQEAKRDEARDELSFSLLRKAIDKDIPCLGICRGFQEMNVALGGSLNPAVHDSGFNDHREIDVDDFEEKYAPSHAVLVQKQSLFEKWLTENHWETTVFFEVNTLHNQGVDQLAPQLQVEAKAPDGLVEAFSLPGQKFFVGVQWHPEWKAKTNHFSQILFKEFMMAASL; encoded by the coding sequence ATGTCTACACAAAGAAAACCCATTATTGGAATTGTTAGCTGCGCGAAAGAGTTGGGTGGTTATCAAATACAAGCCGTTAATGATTTCTATCTGGCGGCAGTAAAAGATTTCGGCGGGTTGCCGCTGATGTTAGCACCAGATATGTCGAATGAAGATATCGAACAAATCTTCGAAATGTGTGATGGCTTTTTATTTCCGGGCAGTCATTCGAACGTAGCACCGCACCATTACAACGCGACGCATCAAGAGGCGAAGAGAGATGAAGCGCGTGACGAGCTCTCTTTTTCATTGCTACGTAAAGCGATCGATAAAGACATTCCATGTTTAGGGATCTGCCGTGGCTTTCAAGAGATGAATGTGGCGCTGGGTGGATCGTTAAATCCAGCAGTTCACGATTCGGGCTTTAATGATCATCGAGAGATCGACGTCGACGACTTTGAAGAGAAGTACGCACCATCACATGCAGTACTGGTGCAAAAGCAGAGCCTTTTTGAGAAATGGCTGACAGAGAATCACTGGGAAACCACAGTCTTTTTTGAAGTAAACACGCTTCATAATCAAGGTGTTGACCAACTTGCTCCACAACTGCAGGTAGAGGCGAAAGCACCAGATGGTTTGGTGGAAGCGTTCAGCCTTCCAGGACAAAAATTCTTCGTTGGCGTGCAGTGGCACCCAGAATGGAAAGCGAAAACCAATCATTTCTCTCAAATTTTGTTCAAAGAATTTATGATGGCTGCCTCTCTATAA